The following coding sequences are from one Saccharomyces eubayanus strain FM1318 chromosome VII, whole genome shotgun sequence window:
- the POX1 gene encoding acyl-CoA oxidase, with protein MTRRTTVDPDSIVLNPQKFIQKERENSKIKVDQVNTFLESTPERRTLTHSLMDQIINDPVLKTDTDYYDATKLQEREATAKKIARLAVYMEHDIKTVRKHFRGTDLMEDLQANDPEKAPPLSNRDISIFDKRLSLVANMDPQLGTRVGVHLGLFGNCIKGNGTDGQIRYWLQERGATLMKGIYGCFAMTELGHGSNVAQLQTRAVYDKQNDTFVIDTPDLTATKWWIGGAAHSATHATVYARLIVEGKDYGVKTFVIPLRDPSTFQLLPGVSIGDIGAKMGRDGIDNGWIQFRNVVIPREFMLSRFTKVVRSPNGSVTVSTEPQLDQISGYSALLSGRVNMVMDSFRFGSKFATIAVRYAVGRQQFAPKKGLSETQLIDYPLHQYRVLPQLCVPYLVSPVAFKLMDNYYSTLDELYKASSSANKAALVTVSKKLKNLFIDSASLKATNTWLIATLIDELRQTCGGHGYSQYNGFGKGYDDWVVQCTWEGDNNVLSLTSAKSILKKFIDSATKGKFDETQDVDSFSYLKPQYLGSVISGQTKSSLNDLGDYTEIWSITLVKLLAHIGSLIEKSRNIDSVSKLLVLVSKFHALRCMLKTYYEKLSSPTDSNISDEGTKESLWNVYKLFSLYFIDKHSGEFQQFKIFTPDQISKLVQPQLLALLPIVRKDCISLTDSFELPDAMLNAPIGYFDGDIYHNYFDAVCRNNPVESDGPGKPSYHELLSTMLGRGFEFDQKLGGAAKTETLLKLNK; from the coding sequence ATGACAAGACGTACAACAGTTGACCCCGATTCAATAGTTTTGAATCCTCAGAAATTTATCCAAAAGGAAAGGGAGAACTCTAAGATTAAGGTTGATCAAGTCAACACTTTTTTAGAGTCAACCCCTGAAAGAAGGACTTTGACCCATTCCTTAATGGACCAAATAATTAATGATCCTGTTTTAAAGACTGATACAGATTATTACGACGCTACAAAACTGCAGGAGCGAGAAGCTACCgcaaagaaaattgcaAGACTTGCTGTCTATATGGAGCATGATATCAAAACTGTGCGCAAGCACTTCCGCGGCACCGATCTCATGGAGGACTTACAAGCAAACGACCCAGAAAAAGCCCCTCCTTTGAGTAATAGGGACATATCTATATTTGATAAGAGGCTGTCGCTGGTGGCCAACATGGACCCTCAACTGGGTACCCGTGTAGGCGTTCATCTGGGGCTCTTCGGTAATTGCATCAAGGGTAATGGTACCGACGGCCAGATTCGTTACTGGTTACAGGAAAGGGGTGCCACTTTGATGAAAGGTATCTATGGCTGTTTTGCGATGACTGAACTAGGACACGGCTCCAATGTCGCTCAGTTGCAGACAAGGGCGGTATATGATAAACAGAATGATACTTTTGTTATTGACACGCCTGACCTAACGGCTACCAAATGGTGGATTGGTGGTGCCGCCCACTCTGCTACACATGCTACCGTATATGCTAGATTGATCGTTGAAGGTAAAGACTATGGTGTGAAAACTTTCGTCATTCCTTTGAGAGACCCTTCGACTTTCCAGTTGCTGCCTGGCGTTTCTATTGGAGATATTGGAGCCAAGATGGGTCGTGATGGTATTGACAATGGGTGGATCCAATTTAGAAACGTGGTCATACCTAGAGAATTTATGTTAAGTAGGTTCACTAAAGTTGTTCGCTCTCCGAATGGTTCCGTCACCGTCAGTACGGAACCACAACTAGATCAAATTTCCGGCTACAGCGCATTATTAAGCGGTAGAGTTAACATGGTTATGGACTCGTTCAGGTTTGGTTCTAAGTTCGCTACCATCGCAGTTCGTTACGCAGTGGGTCGTCAGCAATTTGCACCTAAAAAAGGTTTGTCCGAGACCCAGTTGATTGATTATCCCTTACACCAATACCGCGTTTTGCCACAATTGTGTGTTCCGTACCTGGTGTCACCTGTAGCGTTCAAATTAATGGACAATTATTATTCCACTTTGGATGAGTTATATAAAGCATCCTCCTCTGCAAATAAAGCCGCTTTGGTTACAGTGAgtaagaaattgaaaaatctgttCATAGACAGTGCTAGTTTGAAGGCAACCAACACCTGGCTAATTGCTACTTTGATTGATGAATTAAGGCAGACTTGTGGGGGGCATGGTTATTCTCAGTATAATGGCTTTGGTAAAGGTTATGATGACTGGGTAGTCCAGTGCACATGGGAGGGTGACAACAATGTCTTGTCTTTAACTTCAGCCAAAtcgattttgaagaagtttatTGACTCTGCTACCAAGGGCAAATTTGACGAAACGCAAGATGTTGATTCATTCTCTTACTTGAAACCTCAATACCTAGGATCAGTAATCTCTGGCCAAACAAAGAGTAGCCTGAACGACTTAGGCGATTACACCGAAATTTGGTCGATAACTTTGGTAAAACTATTAGCACATATTGGTTCCTTGATcgaaaaatcaagaaatatCGATAGTGTCTCCAAGCTTTTAGTTTTAGTATCCAAGTTCCATGCACTACGTTGTATGTTGAAAACCTATTACGAAAAGTTGAGCTCCCCTACCGACTCTAATATTTCCGATGAAGGCACCAAGGAGTCTTTGTGGAACGTTTACAAGCTATTTTCCTTGTATTTCATTGACAAACATTCGGGTGAATTCCAAcaattcaagatttttacTCCTGATCAGATCTCTAAACTTGTACAACCGCAGCTTCTTGCCCTTCTACCAATTGTGAGAAAAGACTGCATAAGTTTAACTGATTCCTTTGAATTACCAGACGCTATGTTAAATGCTCCTATCGGCTATTTCGATGGTGATATCTATCACAACTACTTTGATGCGGTCTGCCGCAATAATCCAGTAGAGTCGGATGGACCAGGTAAGCCTTCTTATCATGAACTGTTGAGTACCATGCTAGGCAGAGGGTTCGAGTTCGATCAGAAGTTGGGTGGTGCCGCTAAAACAGAGACCCTGTTAAAACTAAACAAATAA
- the CHC1 gene encoding clathrin heavy chain yields MSDLPIEFTELVDLTSLGISPQFLDFRSTTFESDHFVTVRETKDGANSVAIVDLTKGNEVTRKNMGGDSAIMHPSQMVISVRANGTIVQIFNLETKSKLKSFTLDEPVIFWRWLSETTLGFVTARSILTSNVFDGNVNAKPQLLTTRHANLNNTQIINFVANKNLDWFAVVGILQENGRIAGRIQLFSKQRNISQAIDGHVAIFTNILLEGNGSTPVQVFVTGNRNATTGTGELRIIEIDHDASLPSQYQKKTTDIFFPPDATNDFPIAVQVSEKYGIIYLLTKYGFIHLYELETGTNLFVNRITAESVFTATSYNHQNGIACINKKGQVLAVEISTSQVVPYILNKLSNVSLALTVATRGGLPGADDLFQKQFESLLSQNDYQNAAKIAASSTSLRNQSTINRLKNIQAAPGAISPILLYFSTLLDKGKLNKEETIELARPVLQQDRKQLFEKWLKEDKLECSEELGDIVKPFDTTLSLACYLRASAHAKVISCLAELQQFEKIIPYCQKVSFQPNFLVLISSLIRSSPDRASEFAVSLLQNPETASQIDIEKIADLFFSQNHIQQGTSLLLDALKSDTPDQGHLQTRVLEVNLLHAPQVADAILGNNIFSHYDKPTIASLSEKAGLYQRALENYTDIKDIKRCVVNTSALPVDWLVAYFGKLNVEQSLACLKALMDNNIQANIQIVVQVATKFSDLIGPSILIKLFEDYNATEGLYYYLASLVNLTEDKDVVYKYIEAASKMKQYREIERIVKDNNVYDPERVKNFLKDANLEDQLPLVIVCDRFDFVHEMILYLYKSQNLKFIETYVQQVNPSKTAQVVGALLDMDCDEKFIQSLLQSVLGQVPINELTTEVEKRNRLKILLPFLEQSLSQGVQDQAVYNALAKIYIDSNNSPEKFLKENDQYDTLDVGRYCEKRDPYLAYIAYEKGQNDDDLVRITNENSMYKYQARYLLERSDPELWNKVLDPENIHKRQLIDSVISVGIPELTDPEPVSLTVQAFMTNGLKLELIELLEKIILEPSPFNDNVALQGLLLLSAIKYEPTKVSSYIEKLENYDADEIAPLCIEHDLKEEAFEIYDKHEMYGKALKVLVEDIMSLDRAAAYADKINTPELWSQIGTAQLDGLRIPDSIDSYIKAEDPSNYENVIDIAEQADKHEELIPYLLMARKTLKEPKIDGALILAYAELNKIHEIENLLSGSNVANLNQVGDKLFENKEYKAARLCYSAVSNYSKLASTLVYLNDYQAAVDTARKASNIKVWKLVNDACIEKKEFKLAQICGLNLIVHAEELDELVDRYESNGYFEELISLFEAGLGLERAHMGMFTELAILYSKYEPDKSFEHLKLFWSRINIPKVIRAVEQAHQWSELVFLYAHYDEWDNAALTLIEKSGKELDHAYFKEVIVKVSNLEIYYKAINFYVKFHPSLLVDLLSSLTPRLDIPRTVKIFSKSDNLPLIKPFLINVLPKNNSVVNQAYHDLMIEEEDYRALQDAVDSYDKFDQLGLASRLESHKLIFFKKIAALLYRRNKKWAKSLSILKDEKLWKDAIETAAISQDSKVVEDLITYFVETGNKEAFVALLYAAYNLVRFEFVLEISWMNSLEDYIKPYEISVKKEQSDSIRKLQELIDKSGSDEEQRDGQPLMLMNSAMNLQPTGF; encoded by the coding sequence ATGAGTGACCTACCCATTGAATTTACTGAATTGGTCGATCTGACGTCTCTAGGAATTTCCCCTCAATTTCTAGACTTCAGATCAACGACTTTCGAGAGTGACCATTTCGTCACCGTCAGAGAAACGAAGGACGGTGCTAACTCGGTCGCAATCGTAGATTTGACCAAGGGCAATGAAGtgacaaggaaaaatatGGGTGGTGATTCCGCTATTATGCATCCTTCTCAAATGGTTATTTCCGTTAGAGCCAATGGCACCATCGTACAAATATTCAATCTGGAGACCAAGAGCAAGCTGAAATCTTTTACTCTAGACGAGCCGGTCATTTTTTGGAGATGGTTGAGCGAGACCACTTTGGGTTTTGTCACCGCAAGATCCATACTTACTTCCAATGTCTTTGATGGTAATGTGAACGCCAAGCCTCAATTGCTCACTACAAGACACGCCAACTTGAACAACACCCAGATTATCAATTTCGTGGCAAACAAGAACCTTGATTGGTTTGCCGTTGTCGGTATCttacaagaaaatggtCGCATTGCTGGTAGAATCCAATTATTCTCCAAGCAACGTAACATCTCGCAAGCCATTGATGGTCACGTTGCCATCTTCACCAACATATTGTTAGAGGGTAATGGCTCGACCCCAGTACAAGTTTTTGTCACCGGTAACAGAAACGCCACCACAGGAACTGGCGAATTGAGAATCATCGAGATCGACCATGATGCTTCTTTGCCATCTCAATACCAGAAGAAGACCACCGATATTTTCTTCCCCCCAGATGCAACAAACGATTTCCCCATTGCTGTTCaagtttctgaaaaatacGGCATAATCTACCTGTTAACCAAATACGGTTTCATCCATCTGTACGAATTGGAAACAGGCACAAATCTATTTGTTAATAGAATTACTGCTGAATCTGTGTTCACTGCCACTTCTTATAACCACCAAAATGGTATTGCATGCATTAACAAGAAGGGTCAAGTCTTGGCGGTCGAAATTTCCACTTCTCAAGTCGTTCCGTACATCTTGAACAAGTTGTCCAACGTATCACTAGCTTTAACTGTCGCTACAAGAGGTGGTTTGCCAGGCGCTGATGATTTATTCCAAAAGCAATTCGAATCGTTATTATCACAAAATGACTACCAAAATGCAGCCAAAATCGCAGCTTCTTCCACTTCTTTAAGAAACCAAAGTACTATCAACAGATTGAAAAACATTCAAGCCGCCCCAGGTGCCATTTCTCCTattcttttgtatttctcCACATTGTTGGACAAAGGTAAACtgaataaagaagaaaccatCGAATTGGCTAGACCAGTTCTACAGCAAGATAGAAAACAGCTGTTTGAGAAATGGTTAAAGGAAGATAAATTAGAATGTTCCGAGGAATTGGGTGACATTGTCAAACCTTTCGACACCACTTTGTCACTAGCTTGTTACTTAAGGGCAAGTGCTCACGCAAAAgttatttcttgtttggcAGAATTgcaacaatttgaaaaaattattccTTACTGTCAGAAGGTTAGCTTTCAACCAAactttttggttttgataTCCTCTTTAATCAGATCCTCACCAGATAGAGCCTCCGAATTTGCCGTATCCTTATTGCAAAATCCAGAAACTGCTTCTCAAATCGACATCGAAAAAATTGCtgatttattcttttctcaaaaccACATCCAACAAGGTACTTCTCTACTATTGGACGCTCTAAAAAGCGATACCCCAGATCAAGGCCACTTGCAAACTCGTGTTCTTGAAGTTAATCTACTACACGCTCCTCAAGTTGCTGATGCCATCTTGGGTAACAACATCTTTTCTCATTATGATAAACCAACTATTGCGTCATTATCAGAAAAAGCAGGGCTATACCAGAGAGCTTTGGAAAACTACACAGATATTAAAGATATCAAAAGATGTGTTGTTAACACCAGTGCCTTGCCTGTTGACTGGCTGGTTGCTTATTTCGGTAAATTGAACGTCGAGCAATCTCTGGCGTGCCTGAAAGCTTTAATGGATAACAATATCCAAGCTAATATTCAAATTGTTGTTCAAGTAGCCACCAAATTCTCCGACTTGATTGGTCCTTCCATTTTAATTAAGTTATTCGAAGACTACAACGCTACTGAAGGTTTGTACTATTACTTAGCCTCTTTGGTGAACTTAACCGAAGATAAAGATGTTGTTTACAAGTACATCGAGGCCGCTTCTAAGATGAAGCAATACagagaaattgaaagaattgttAAGGATAACAACGTTTACGATCCAGAAAGAGTCAAAAATTTCCTAAAGGATGCTAACTTGGAGGACCAATTACCTTTGGTCATTGTTTGCGACcgttttgattttgttcatGAAATGATTTTATACTTGTACAAATCccaaaatttgaagttcATCGAAACTTATGTTCAGCAAGTCAACCCTTCCAAGACTGCCCAAGTTGTTGGTGCATTATTAGATATGGATTGTGACGAAAAGTTTATTCAAAGTTTACTACAATCTGTTTTAGGTCAAGTACCTATTAATGAGTTGACTactgaagttgaaaaaagaaacagattGAAAATCTTGCTACCTTTCCTAGAGCAAAGTTTAAGTCAAGGTGTCCAAGACCAAGCTGTCTACAATGCATTGGCTAAAATTTATATCGATTCTAACAACTCACctgaaaagtttttgaaggaGAATGATCAATATGATACTTTAGATGTTGGCCGCTACTGTGAAAAGAGAGATCCATACCTTGCTTACATCGCATATGAAAAAGGACAAAACGATGACGACTTGGTTAGAAttacaaatgaaaatagTATGTACAAATACCAAGCAAGATACTTGTTGGAACGTTCTGACCCAGAGTTGTGGAACAAGGTCTTGGATCCAGAGAATATCCACAAAAGACAGTTGATTGATTCAGTCATCTCTGTCGGTATTCCAGAATTGACTGACCCTGAACCTGTTTCTTTGACTGTTCAAGCGTTCATGACCAATGGTTTGAAATTAGAACTAATTGAattattggaaaaaattatcttGGAACCTTCTCCTTTTAACGACAATGTAGCTTTACAAGGCCTATTATTGTTGTCTGCTATTAAATATGAACCAACCAAGGTTTCAAGTTATATTGAAAAGCTAGAAAATTACGATGCTGACGAAATTGCACCATTGTGTATCGAGCATGATCTTAAAGAAGAGGcctttgaaatttatgaCAAACATGAAATGTATGGCaaagctttgaaagtttTGGTCGAGGATATCATGTCTTTAGACAGAGCTGCAGCTTATGCTGACAAGATCAATACGCCTGAATTATGGTCTCAAATCGGTACTGCCCAATTGGATGGATTGAGAATTCCAGATTCTATTGACTCATACATTAAAGCAGAAGATCCATCTAATTATGAGAATGTTATTGACATCGCTGAACAAGCTGACAAGCACGAAGAGTTGATCCCATACTTATTAATGGCTagaaaaactttaaaaGAGCCAAAAATTGACGGTGCTTTAATTCTGGCTTACGCTGAACTGAACAAGATTCATGAAATTGAGAATTTGTTATCTGGCTCCAATGTCGCAAACTTGAATCAAGTTGGTGATAAGCTATTCGAAAACAAGGAATATAAAGCAGCCAGATTATGTTATTCTGCAGTTTCCAATTACTCCAAACTTGCTTCCACTTTAGTTTACTTAAACGATTATCAAGCTGCCGTGGACACTGCTAGAAAGGCTTCGAACATCAAAGTTTGGAAGCTTGTTAACGACGCTtgtattgaaaagaaagagtttAAATTGGCCCAAATTTGTGGGTTGAACTTGATTGTTCATGCTGAAGAATTAGACGAATTAGTAGACAGATACGAGTCAAACGGTTACTTCGAGGAACTGATTTCATTATTCGAAGCCGGTTTGGGTTTAGAAAGAGCCCATATGGGTATGTTTACCGAACTTGCCATTTTGTATTCTAAATACGAACCAGACAAGTCCTTCGAACACTTGAAACTATTTTGGTCCAGAATTAATATTCCAAAGGTCATAAGGGCAGTCGAACAAGCCCATCAATGGTCAGAATTAGTCTTTTTGTATGCTCACTACGATGAGTGGGACAATGCTGCTTTAACTCTGATTGAAAAGTCTGGTAAGGAATTAGATCATGCTTACTTCAAGGAAGTCATTGTTAAGGTTTCTAACTTAGAAATTTACTACAAAGCCATCAATTTCTATGTCAAATTTCATCCATCGTTACTGGTCGATCTTCTGAGTTCATTGACTCCAAGGTTGGATATTCCAAGAACtgtaaagattttttccaaatccgACAACTTGCCTTTAATTAAACCATTTTTAATCAATGTTTTACCAAAGAACAACTCTGTTGTCAATCAAGCCTACCATGATTTGATgatcgaagaagaagattacAGAGCTTTACAAGATGCTGTCGATTCATACGACAAATTCGACCAATTGGGTTTAGCATCCCGTCTAGAATCTCACAagttaatatttttcaagaaaattgcCGCTTTATTATATCggagaaacaagaaatggGCAAAGAGTTTGTCAATAttgaaagatgaaaagCTGTGGAAAGACGCTATTGAAACAGCCGCTATTTCGCAAGATTCAAAGGTAGTAGAAGACCTGATTACCTATTTTGTCGAAACTGGTAACAAAGAAGCTTTTGTTGCATTGCTGTATGCTGCGTACAACTTGGTGAGATTCGAATTTGTCTTGGAAATATCATGGATGAATTCGTTGGAAGACTACATTAAACCATACGAAATATCtgtaaagaaagaacaaagtGATTCTATTAGAAAGCTTCAGGAATTGATTGATAAGTCAGGTTCTGACGAAGAACAAAGAGATGGCCAACCtttgatgttgatgaacAGTGCAATGAATTTACAACCCACAGGATTTtaa
- the ARO8 gene encoding bifunctional 2-aminoadipate transaminase/aromatic-amino-acid:2-oxoglutarate transaminase: protein MTLPESKDFSYLFSEETKARKPSPLKTCIHLFHDPNIVFLGGGLPLKDYFPWDNLTVDSPKPPFSQGIGAPIDEQNSLKYTVNKDYADAGANPFHDIPLSRALQYGFSAGQPELLDFIKEHTKIIHDIKYKDWDVIATAGNTNAWESTLRVFCNRGDVILAEAHSFSSSLAAAEAQGIITFPVPIDADGIIPEKLAKIMDNWTPGAPRPKLLYTIPTGQNPTGTSIADDRKEAIYKIAQKHDFLIVEDEPYYFLQMNPYIKDLKEREKAQSSPKQDHDEFLKSLSNTFLSLDTEGRVIRMDSFSKVLAPGTRLGWITGSSRILEPYFSLHEMTIQAPAGFTQVLVNATLSRWGQKGYLDWLLGLRHEYTLKRDRAIDALYEYLPQNDTFVINPPIAGMFFTVNIDASAHPEFKTKYNSDPYQLEQTMYKKVVENGVLVVPGSWFKSEGETKPPQPAESKEVSNPNIIFFRGTYAAVSPEKLVEGIKRLGDTLHEEFGIAK from the coding sequence ATGACACTACCTGAATCTAAAGacttttcttatttattttcgGAGGAAACCAAAGCTCGTAAACCATCTCCATTGAAGACCTGCATCCATCTTTTCCATGACCCTAATATTGTCTTCTTGGGTGGTGGTTTGCCATTGAAGGACTATTTCCCATGGGATAATCTAACCGTTGATTCGCCCAAACCACCTTTCTCTCAGGGCATTGGCGCTCCAATTGACGAGCAGAACTCTTTGAAATACACTGTCAACAAGGACTACGCTGATGCAGGTGCTAATCCCTTTCACGATATTCCATTGTCGAGAGCTTTGCAGTACGGGTTCAGTGCAGGTCAACCTGAATTATTGGATTTCATTAAAGAGCACACTAAGATCATCCATGACATAAAATACAAAGATTGGGACGTCATTGCCACTGCAGGTAACACTAACGCTTGGGAATCTACTTTGAGAGTTTTTTGTAACAGAGGAGACGTCATCTTAGCCGAAGcccattctttttcatcttctttggcTGCTGCTGAAGCTCAAGGTATTATTACCTTCCCTGTACCAATTGATGCTGATGGTATCATCCCTGAAAAATTGGCAAAAATTATGGACAACTGGACTCCTGGTGCTCCCAGACCAAAATTATTATACACTATCCCAACGGGCCAAAATCCAACAGGGACTTCTATAGCTGATGATAGAAAGGAAGCAATCTACAAGATTGCTCAAAAGCACGATTTCTTAATTGTGGAAGACGAACCTTACTATTTCCTACAAATGAACCCCTACATCAAAGACTTAAAGGAGAGAGAGAAGGCTCAAAGTTCTCCAAAGCAAGACCATgatgagtttttgaaatcgtTGTCCAATACTTTCCTTTCCTTGGACACTGAAGGTCGTGTCATAAGAATGGATTCGTTCTCGAAAGTGTTGGCTCCAGGAACAAGATTGGGGTGGATTACAGGTTCATCCAGGATTTTGGAACCTTACTTCAGTTTGCATGAAATGACTATTCAAGCTCCAGCAGGTTTCACACAAGTCTTGGTCAACGCTACACTGTCTAGATGGGGCCAAAAGGGTTATTTAGACTGGTTACTTGGTCTACGTCATGAATACACTTTGAAACGTGATCGCGCCATTGATGCCCTTTACGAATACCTACCACAAAACGATACCTTTGTTATCAACCCACCAATCGCAGGTATGTTCTTCACCGTGAACATCGATGCCTCTGCTCATCCtgaattcaaaacaaaatacaatTCGGATCCTTACCAGTTGGAACAAACTATGTACAAGAAAGTTGTCGAGAATGGTGTTCTAGTGGTGCCTGGTTCTTGGTTCAAGAGTGAGGGTGAAACGAAACCTCCTCAACCTGCTGAATCTAAAGAGGTCAGTAACCCAaacattattttcttcagagGTACTTATGCTGCTGTCTCTCCAGAAAAATTGGTTGAAGGTATAAAAAGATTGGGTGATACATTACATGAAGAGTTTGGTATTGCCAAATAG
- the KEX1 gene encoding serine-type carboxypeptidase: MFYRKWFPTWLAVFTLIRISASLPSSNDFKVAYELLPGLSLVEDPSKIPQMYAGHIPLRSEDADEDDGSNLEYFFWKFAKNDSDANTDRPLIIWLNGGPGCSSMDGALVESGPFRVNSDGKLYLNEGSWISKGDLLFIDQPTGTGFSVDKNNGGTDTSQFDVDLEKVTEHFMDFLENYFKVFPQDLSREIIISGESYAGQYIPFFASAILNHNKFSQIDGDTYDLKALLIGNGWIDPNTQSLSYLPFAIENELIDKSNPRFKELTNAHENCQKLINSHNSDETTQFSYSECENILNLLLSSTKQSPKKGSTDCLNIYDYSLRDSFPACGMNWPQDISFVRKFFSTPGVIDSLHLDSDKINHWDECNLRVGEKLSNPISKPSVRLLPELLENGIEIVLFNGDKDLICNNKGVLDTINTMQWGGSKGFSEDAVLFDWIHKTNITDDNNEFSGYVKYDRKLTFVSVYNASHMVPFDKGLVSRGIIDIYMNNVIVSDENGKNIMITTDDDGNEEGDAKKEGIKDEDKNEDSAPSSKEQAHQNEEQQGQDEKQQGQEEEEEEEEEKEKEDGDDDDDDDDDDDDNDHDDHNNGDDDDHEDNDDHEDNDDDDHDDDHDDDDDDDHDDDDDDEDDDEKENNQGLEDNRHKSLEYEQEEEEVEEFSEKISMYKHKAIIITIIAFLVIVVAVYVYDRRMRRKAHSTILVDPNNRQHDSPNKTVSWADDLETGLGVDDELEQNEQLEGAAPEDNDFNKAKPKSKTKENKKYTSLPSTEIDDSFEMTDF, translated from the coding sequence ATGTTCTACCGCAAGTGGTTTCCGACATGGCTTGCCGTATTTACTCTAATCCGGATTTCAGCATCCCTTCCGTCATCCAATGACTTTAAAGTGGCATATGAGCTTTTGCCAGGGTTATCTCTAGTAGAAGATCCCTCAAAGATCCCTCAAATGTATGCTGGTCATATTCCGTTACGTTCTGAAGACgcagatgaagacgatggCTCGAACCtggaatattttttttggaaatttgCTAAGAACGATTCTGATGCGAACACCGATCGTCCCTTGATCATATGGTTAAACGGTGGGCCCGGTTGCTCTTCCATGGATGGGGCCTTAGTAGAGTCTGGTCCCTTCAGAGTAAATTCAGACGGTAAACTTTATCTCAATGAGGGGTCTTGGATTTCCAAAGGTGACCTTTTATTTATCGACCAGCCTACTGGTACCGGATTTTCTGTCGATAAGAATAATGGCGGAACTGACACAAGTCAATTTGATGtggatttggaaaaagtgACTGAACATTTTATGGATTTTTTAGAGAATTAtttcaaagtttttccTCAGGATTTGTCCAGGGAAATCATAATTTCAGGTGAAAGTTATGCTGGACAATACATTCCATTTTTTGCCAGCGCCATTTTGAATCATAACAAATTTTCACAAATCGACGGGGACACTTATGATTTGAAAGCACTGTTGATTGGTAATGGTTGGATTGACCCAAATACACAATCTCTATCATATCTCCCCTTTGCAATTGAAAACGAACTGATTGACAAAAGCAATCCTCgtttcaaagaattgaCTAATGCGCACGAAAACTGTCAAAAGCTGATAAACTCTCATAATTCAGATGAAACGACTCAATTTTCCTACTCAGAATGTGAAAATATTCTAAACCTTCTGTTGTCTTCTACTAAACAATCGCCCAAAAAGGGAAGTACGGACTGTTTGAACATTTATGACTACAGTTTGAGAGATAGTTTTCCAGCGTGTGGAATGAATTGGCCACAAGATATTTCCTTTGTTAGAAAATTCTTTAGTACACCAGGTGTTATTGACTCGTTGCATTTGGATTCTGATAAAATCAATCATTGGGATGAATGTAATCTACGTGTAGGAGAGAAACTATCCAACCCGATTTCAAAACCGTCTGTCCGTTTGTTACCTGAATTATTAGAAAACGGCATTGAGATTGTTTTATTCAATGGCGATAAAGATTTAATTTGTAATAACAAAGGTGTTCTAGATACCATAAATACGATGCAATGGGGCGGATCAAAGGGTTTCAGCGAGGATGctgttttatttgattGGATTCACAAAACGAATATTACGGATGACAACAATGAATTTAGTGGATATGTGAAATATGATAGAAAGTTGACTTTTGTTAGCGTTTACAATGCCTCTCACATGGTTCCGTTTGACAAAGGTTTAGTGAGTAGGGGaattattgatatttatATGAATAATGTTATTGTATCTGATGAGAATGGAAAAAACATCATGATTACCACTGACGACGATGGTAATGAGGAAGGCGATGCTAAAAAGGAAGGCATCAAGGATGAGGATAAGAATGAAGATTCTGCTCCATCGTCAAAAGAACAAGCTCATCAAAACGAAGAGCAACAAGGGCAAGACGAAAAACAACAgggacaagaagaagaagaagaagaagaagaagaaaaagaaaaagaagacggcgatgatgacgacgatgacgacgatgacgatgatgacaaTGATCACGACGATCACAACAACGGCGACGATGACGATCACGAGGACAATGACGATCACGAGGacaatgatgacgacgatcACGATGACGATcacgatgacgatgacgatgacgatcacgatgacgatgacgatgacgaggacgatgacgaaaaagaaaataatcaaGGCCTTGAAGATAACAGACACAAATCTTTAGAAtatgaacaagaagaagaagaagtagaagaattttcagaaaaaatcTCGATGTATAAACACAAGGCTATAATAATTACCATTATAGCCTTTTTGGTTATTGTAGTTGCCGTTTATGTGTACGATAGAAGgatgagaagaaaagctCATTCCACGATTCTTGTTGATCCCAATAATAGGCAACATGATAGTCCAAACAAGACCGTCTCTTGGGCAGATGACTTGGAGACCGGACTTGGCGTAGACGATGAATTAGAGCAAAATGAACAATTAGAAGGCGCAGCACCGGAAGATAATGACTTCAATAAAGCAAAACCTAAATCcaaaacaaaggaaaacaagaagtaCACTAGTCTTCCAAGTACTGAAATTGATGACTCTTTTGAAATGACAGATTTTTGA